A portion of the Algimonas porphyrae genome contains these proteins:
- a CDS encoding type I secretion system permease/ATPase: protein MGAAARKTKNGSGDAPDRTGLRSPVGEVLAKARSAFVGIGIFSFFVNLLMLTGPIYMLQVYDRVLMSRSMATLIFISVAMLMLYAFMGLFDFWRSRVLVRVADDFEGIMNSRTFAPWLRRSSQGGAATRSAPLSDISTIRQFLSGNAPGAFFDLPWVPAFIALIFFLHWTLGVLAIVGTLIILISAIISSKRVAKPMAESLKMRRLEQAFAASAQRNAEAVQAMGMTDHIRARWAQFNSTGSRETVNAADRTGGATAFTKSFRMFLQSAMLGAGGALAIQQIITPGAMIAGSIILGRALAPVQMVVGQWRSVGQSRDAYERLNEFHLDETISQPPTQLPDPTGHLTVQDVTAGPPGASRAVLSGLNFEVRPGQGLGVIGPSASGKSTLARLLVGVWTPQRGSIRIDGATFDQWDRTVIGQKIGYLPQTVELFDGTIAENIARFDPHATDEDVIAAAQWAGVHELILKLPDGYDSLIGPGQTVLSGGQTQRIGLARALFGTPKLIVLDEPNASLDQEGDQALTRAIAKAREDGAAVIVMAHRPSAIAAVDLILSLRDGQQEAFGLKEDVMAQMRERVEAAKASVVRKKGAGRTAATDKTGDASKPAPDSKVAPKTKARSGTKTPSGVKPVPMPRSAGPVSGAVPMTLKRPGQGETL from the coding sequence ATGGGCGCAGCGGCCCGAAAGACGAAGAACGGATCGGGTGATGCCCCGGATCGGACCGGCTTACGCTCGCCCGTCGGCGAAGTGCTGGCCAAGGCCCGCTCGGCTTTCGTTGGGATCGGCATATTTTCCTTTTTCGTCAATCTCCTGATGCTGACTGGCCCGATCTACATGCTGCAGGTCTATGACCGCGTGCTGATGAGCCGGTCCATGGCGACACTGATTTTCATCTCTGTCGCCATGCTGATGCTCTACGCATTTATGGGTCTGTTCGATTTCTGGCGTTCACGCGTGCTTGTCCGAGTCGCCGATGACTTCGAAGGGATCATGAATTCCCGCACCTTTGCGCCTTGGCTGCGGCGCAGTTCGCAAGGCGGAGCAGCAACACGCTCCGCGCCTCTATCCGATATTTCGACGATCCGGCAATTTCTTTCCGGCAATGCGCCCGGTGCCTTTTTCGATTTGCCTTGGGTTCCCGCCTTCATTGCGCTCATCTTCTTTTTGCACTGGACACTCGGCGTTCTGGCTATTGTCGGAACGCTGATCATTCTGATCTCGGCGATCATTTCATCCAAACGCGTGGCCAAGCCGATGGCTGAAAGCCTTAAAATGCGACGGCTGGAGCAGGCTTTTGCAGCCTCTGCGCAGCGCAATGCCGAAGCCGTGCAGGCGATGGGCATGACCGATCATATCCGGGCCCGATGGGCGCAGTTCAATTCAACTGGCTCACGCGAGACGGTCAATGCGGCAGACCGGACGGGCGGCGCGACCGCCTTCACCAAATCCTTTCGCATGTTTTTACAGTCCGCCATGCTGGGCGCTGGCGGGGCTCTGGCAATCCAGCAGATCATTACGCCGGGTGCGATGATTGCCGGCTCGATCATTCTGGGTCGCGCGCTCGCGCCCGTACAGATGGTCGTCGGCCAGTGGCGCAGCGTCGGTCAGTCCAGGGATGCTTATGAGCGTCTGAATGAATTTCATCTGGATGAAACCATCAGCCAGCCTCCGACCCAGCTGCCAGACCCAACTGGACATCTGACCGTGCAGGACGTGACGGCAGGACCGCCCGGCGCGTCCCGTGCGGTGCTCAGCGGGTTGAATTTCGAAGTCCGGCCAGGGCAGGGTCTGGGCGTGATCGGGCCGAGCGCATCCGGCAAATCGACGCTGGCCCGGCTGCTGGTCGGAGTCTGGACTCCGCAGCGGGGGTCAATCCGCATTGACGGGGCGACGTTCGATCAATGGGACCGGACCGTCATCGGACAGAAGATCGGATATCTGCCGCAGACCGTCGAGCTGTTCGACGGAACGATCGCGGAGAACATCGCCCGGTTTGATCCGCACGCGACCGACGAAGACGTCATTGCAGCCGCCCAGTGGGCGGGCGTGCATGAACTGATCCTGAAACTGCCCGACGGCTACGATTCTCTGATCGGGCCGGGTCAGACCGTCCTGTCTGGTGGTCAGACGCAACGGATCGGTCTGGCACGGGCGCTGTTCGGCACCCCAAAATTGATCGTGCTGGACGAACCCAATGCAAGCCTGGATCAGGAGGGGGATCAAGCGCTGACGCGGGCGATAGCCAAAGCGCGCGAAGACGGTGCCGCCGTCATCGTCATGGCGCACCGCCCGTCGGCGATCGCGGCTGTCGATTTGATCCTGTCATTGCGTGACGGCCAGCAGGAAGCGTTCGGCCTCAAAGAGGATGTAATGGCCCAGATGCGGGAACGGGTCGAGGCTGCAAAGGCTAGTGTCGTCCGTAAGAAGGGGGCGGGCAGAACAGCCGCGACTGATAAAACGGGAGATGCGTCCAAGCCTGCGCCTGACAGCAAGGTTGCACCTAAAACCAAAGCCCGGTCTGGAACCAAAACGCCGTCAGGGGTCAAACCTGTACCAATGCCCCGGTCTGCCGGTCCCGTCTCCGGTGCTGTTCCAATGACCCTTAAGCGACCCGGTCAGGGAGAGACGTTGTGA